Proteins from one Fragaria vesca subsp. vesca linkage group LG6, FraVesHawaii_1.0, whole genome shotgun sequence genomic window:
- the LOC101309561 gene encoding F-box/LRR-repeat protein 14-like → MGGACSRKRNHRDDEDNFPRGITRRYSKSGSSKWLATSFSRPAADIQHDKGQCPSLMDLCAWKICEDIDKYSTFSKLPRDISQHIINELVYSGCLTDVSFEGFRDCALQDLYLGEYPNVNDAWMDVISSQGSSLLSLDLSGSDVTDSGLIYLKDCTNLQALNLNDCDEISDHGLEHISGLSNLTNLSFRRNCSITSHGMSAFSSLFGLIKLDLEKCPGIHGGLVHLQGLTNLESLNIKWCNSISDADMKPLSGLTNLKCLQISCSKVTDSGITYLKGLHNLSLLNLEGCPVTAACLDSLSALDALLYLNLSRCHLTDGGCEKFSRFGNLKVLNLGFNEITDACLVHLKGLTNLESLNVDSCRIGDKGLVNLTGLKHLKCLELSDTDVGSNGLRHLSGLVKLESINLSFTEVCDSGLRKLSGLSSLKSLNLDAHKITDTGLAALTSLTGLTHLDLFGARITDSGTNDLRSLKNLRSLEICGGRLTDAGVKNIKDLSSLTLLNLSQNCNLTDKTLELISGLTGLVSLNVSNSRITNSGLRHLKLLKNLKSLTLEGCKVTVNDIRKLQMTDLPNLVSFRPE, encoded by the exons ATGGGGGGAGCTTGTTCTAGGAAGAGAAACCATCGAGATGATGAAGATAACTTTCCTAGAGGGATTACCAGAAGATATTCCAAGAGTGGGAGTTCAAAGTGGTTGGCAACCTCCTTCTCTCGACCTGCTGCAGATATTCAACATGACAAAGGGCAATGCCCATCCCTCATGGACTTGTGCGCATGGAAAATATGTGAG GACATTGATAAATATAGCACATTCTCTAAGCTCCCAAGAGATATTAGTCAGCATATCATTAATGAGTTGGTGTACTCTGGATGCCTAACTGATGTTTCTTTTGAAGGTTTCCGGGATTGTGCTTTGCAG GATCTTTACTTGGGAGAATACCCTAATGTGAATGATGCGTGGATGGATGTCATATCCTCACAAGGATCATCTTTACTCTCTCTTGATCTCTCTGGTTCTGATGTTACTGACAGTGGGTTAATTTATCTCAAAGATTGCACAAATCTCCAAGCGTTAAACCTGAATGATTGTGATGAGATATCAGATCATGGGCTGGAACACATAAGTG GTCTATCTAACTTGACGAATTTGAGTTTTAGAAGAAACTGTTCAATCACTTCTCATGGAATGAGTGCCTTTTCTAGTTTATTTGGTTTGATCAAGTTGGACTTGGAGAAATGCCCAGGGATCCATGGTGGACTTGTTCATCTTCAAG GTTTAACAAATTTAGAGTCTCTGAATATCAAATGGTGCAACTCCATATCAGATGCTGACATGAAGCCTCTCTCAG GGCTTACAAATTTGAAATGCTTACAAATTTCCTGCAGTAAGGTTACTGATTCTGGCATCACTTATTTGAAAG GTCTTCACAATCTTTCTCTTCTGAACTTGGAGGGATGCCCGGTAACTGCTGCATGTTTGGACTCTCTTTCAG CTCTTGATGCCCTTTTATATCTGAATCTGAGCCGATGTCATCTGACTGATGGAGGATGTGAGAAGTTTTCTC GATTTGGAAACTTAAAAGTACTAAACTTGGGGTTCAATGAAATCACAGACGCCTGTCTAGTGCACTTAAAAG GTTTGACAAATTTGGAGAGTTTGAACGTGGATTCATGTAGAATTGGTGACAAAGGGCTGGTTAACTTGACAG GTCTTAAGCATCTGAAATGCCTGGAACTGTCAGATACTGACGTTGGAAGCAATGGGCTCCGCCATTTGTCAG GATTGGTTAAATTAGAAAGTATAAATCTGTCTTTCACTGAGGTTTGTGATAGTGGATTAAGAAAGCTGTCCGGGCTATCATCTCTTAAATCACTTAATTTGGATGCACATAAGATAACAGATACTGGACTTGCAGCTCTTACAA GTTTGACTGGCTTGACACACCTGGATCTGTTTGGAGCTCGGATTACAGATTCTGGAACAAATGATCTGCGAA GCCTTAAGAACTTGAGGTCCCTAGAAATATGTGGTGGAAGATTGACAGATGCTGGAGTAAAGAATATTAAAGATCTTTCATCCTTGACTCTATTGAATCTATCACAAAACTGCAACCTAACGGATAAAACCTTAGAGTTGATTTCGG GGCTCACAGGATTGGTCTCTTTAAACGTTTCAAATTCTCGTATCACCAACTCAGGACTTCGTCATTTGAAACTGCTTAAGAATTTGAAGTCTCTGACTTTGGAGGGCTGCAAGGTGACTGTGAATGACATTAGGAAGCTTCAGATGACTGACCTTCCAAATCTGGTAAGCTTCCGGCCTGAATAG
- the LOC101309849 gene encoding COBW domain-containing protein 1-like — protein MASISADLAATLLGLTSRHSAWVGAPALFSWRPRTSALRYSTSTSSFRHRLVSKPKRVSRRFSVAATTASPPQSDGSDVLTQIPPDNRIPATIITGFLGSGKTTLLNHILTADHGKRIAVIENEYGEVDIDGSLVAAKSAGAEDIVMLNNGCLCCTVRGDLVRMISELVNKKKGRFDHIVIETTGLANPAPIIQTFYAEDQVFNDVKLDGVVTLVDAKHARLHLDEVKPEGVVNEAVEQIAYADRIIVNKTDLVGEPDIASLVQRIRNINGMAQLKRTEFGKVNLDYVLGIGGFDLERIESAIDAEGEKEDHDHHNHDDHHHDHHHHHDEEHDHKHEHHDGHHSHDHVHDPGVSSVSIVCEGNLDLEKANMWLGTLLLERSEDIYRMKGLLSVQGMDERFVFQGVHDIFQGSPDRLWGPDEPRTNKIVFIGKNLDAQELEKGFKGCLL, from the exons ATGGCTTCAATATCGGCCGACCTAGCCGCCACCCTTCTCGGGCTCACTTCCCGCCACTCCGCCTGGGTCGGAGCCCCGGCCCTATTTTCATGGAGACCCAGGACTTCCGCGCTACGCTACTCAACTTCAACTTCCTCGTTTCGCCACAGACTCGTCTCCAAACCTAAGCGAGTCTCAAGAAGGTTCTCTGTGGCCGCCACCACTGCCTCACCGCCGCAGAGCGACGGCTCCGACGTCTTGACGCAGATTCCTCCGGATAATCGTATCCCGGCGACGATAATTACCGGCTTCTTGGGCTCCGGAAAG ACTACGTTGCTTAACCATATATTGACTGCGGACCACGGGAAGCGAATTGCTGTGATTGAAAATGAG TATGGTGAAGTAGACATTGATGGTTCTTTGGTGGCTGCGAAATCGGCTGGGGCGGAAGATATTGTAATGTTGAATAATGGGTGCCTGTGCTGCACTGTGAGGGGTGATCTTGTGCGGATGATTTCGGAGTTGGTTAATAAGAAGAAAGGGAGGTTCGATCATATTGTGATAGAGACTACGG GATTGGCAAATCCAGCACCGATAATTCAAACATTTTATGCTGAAGATCAGGTTTTTAATGATGTCAAGTTGGACGGTGTTGTCACGTTAGTTGATGCTAAACATGCTCGACTTCATCTGGATGAAGTCAAGCCAGAAGGAGTTGTTAATGAGGCAGTAGAGCAGATTGCTTATGCTGATCGTATCATTGTGAATAAG ACTGATCTTGTTGGCGAGCCAGATATTGCTTCTTTGGTGCAGCGAATAAGG AACATCAATGGCATGGCTCAACTGAAGCGTACAGAGTTTGGAAAAGTTAACCTGGATTATGTACTTGGCATCGGAGGATTTGATTTGGAGAG GATAGAGAGCGCTATTGATGCTGAAGGTGAGAAGGAGGATCACGATCACCATAATCATGATGACCATCACCACGATCATCATCACCATCATGATGAAGAACATGATCACAAACATG AACATCACGATGGCCACCACTCCCATGATCATGTCCATGATCCTGGTGTTTCTTCTGTCAGTATTGTATGTGAAGGGAACTTGGATCTTGAGAAG GCCAACATGTGGCTCGGCACACTGTTGTTGGAGCGGAGTGAGGATATATATCGGATGAAAGGTCTTCTATCTGTTCAGGGTATGGATGAGCGATTTGTCTTCCAG GGAGTTCATGATATATTCCAAGGTTCACCTGATCGATTGTGGGGCCCTGACGAGCCAAGAACAAATAAGATTGTTTTCATAGGGAAAAACTTAGATGCACAGGAGCTGGAAAAGGGTTTTAAAGGCTGTTTACTGTGA